ACGTCCAAGTCGACCCATCGTGTGTATGGAAAGCGAAATCCGCCAGGTTCTGAGCAATTTAGTGGGAAACGCCATTCACGCAATGCAGGAACGTGGCGGACAGCTATCCCTTCGAAGCCGTGAGACGAGAAATCACGGTCGCGGGCGAGACGGACTGCTTTTCACTGTTGCGGATAGCGGCACGGGAATGAGTGCTGAAATCCTCAGCTCCATCTATAAAGCCTTCTACACCACCAAAGGTATCGGCGGCACTGGCCTCGGCTTATGGATTAGCTCAGAGATCGTTGCAAGACACCGCGGAAACATCCGAGTCAAGAGTACCCAGAGCCCAGGATCTTCAGGAACGGTGTTTGAGGTGTTCTTGCCCTTCGATGGGATCGCGCCGTACAGGGAGGGTGTTGACATATCCCAGTTCTCTTAGAGAAGTTGCACTTTCTGGGTTCTTAGGCGCTCGGCTCGCTTTAGAACAAAGGGCGAGGGTTCCAAAGGAAGACTTGCAGAAGTCTGCCACCGCGAAATGAACACCTTCGCAGCTTGCAAGGAAGCTTCGCACTGCAGAGAGCTGAGTACTTCCCCTCGTTGAGAGGAACTACGCCTTTCCAAATCACGGAGTAAAGCCCTCATTTGAATTCCTCCTGTGTCCCGTTTCGTGCCTTTACGCTTTCGCAACTCTAACTGGAACTAATTCTCGCTCCGCGAGCCCTTCCCGACTGTGCACTTATGCTCACATTCCGACCGCTGCACGCCCCAAAAACCTCGATGAATGAGCTTTTCATATTTGTCGCAAACTGCTCATTCTCGACATCCGCTTGCAATGTGTTCACTAAGCGCATCAAATAAGTGTCACATGTTCGCGACATTGAACGATGTTGCACATCACTCAGATTTTTAGCATCGGTACATTTCTGTGGCCTATGAACGAGAGAGGCCCAAATGCCACATCGGAAGCTGAAGGAATTCGACCCTGTAGCTTTCCTTGCTACCTCAGGACTGGGCCGCCGGATACTCCACATTAAGGCTAAAGGCACCATGTTTTCGCAAGGGGGACTTGCCGACTCCGTGTTCTACCTCCAAAAGGGGCGGGCCAAGCTGACAGTTGTCTCTAAGGCTGGTAAGGAAGCGACCATCACCCTCATTGCCGCTGGTGACTTTGTGGGCGAGGAGGCAGCTACTGCCATCGCCGGCCTGCATATGTCCACAGCAACAGCTATCACCGCCTGCTCAGTCTTGAAGATTGAACGTGAAGAGATGATGAGAGTCATCCATGATGAACATGCCTTTTCCGACCTCTTTGTCGCCTTCCTTCTGGAACGATCGATGCGGACGCAGGCGGATCTTGTCGACCAGTTGTTTAATTCGAGCGAACGGCGGCTGGCAAGGATTCTCCTCCTCATGGCGGACTTTGGAAAGCCTGGAGAGCCCGAAACCAAGATCCCGAAGATCACCCAGGAAACGCTAGCCGATATGATCGGGACTACCCGATCAAGGGTCAGTTTCTTCATGAATCGATTTCGGAAGATGGGCTTTATTGAATACAACGGACGCATCCACGTTCACAAGTCTCTCCTCAACGTTGTTCTTCACGATCAGCGACCTGGTGCCAACTCCATCAGTGCAGCTCTTCTTGACACAAAACGCGATAAGACAAAGCTGGCTGAGCGAGCATCAGCCTCGGCAAAAAGAAGTGAGGGCGGCATCTAGCGATGATGGCTCTTCAGCCAGAGCCATCTTGCACTCAATTCTCAATGGGACTGTCCAAAGTAGCGCCTGGCTGAACCTTGGATACCTCGTCAGGGAACTCGGTCAGCACTAGAAAGACAAGAAAGAGCGCTGGCAGCAGCAATGTCCAAGCGTGCACCCGCGTTGCCATCGCAGCACCTCCGACTGCACCAACCAAGAATGATGTCCAAACGCTTCCCAGTGTCGCCAACCTAAGCCAGTGCGTGTCCCAACGGCCTTCCGGCTTCGTCACTGGAGACCGGTTTACGAGGTTGGCGATGTGCTCCCCAATGCTCTTTAGATCCCCGGTCACGAAACCCAGGTTCACAGGCTGTCCGCCGATATGGGACAGCGTCGTATTCATCATTCCCATTCCACAACTTAAAATCATTACGCAAACGGAGGTCGACGCACCTCCTAAGGCGGCTGCAACTCCAGAGAATAGCAGGGCAGCAACACACATCGACACCCGCGAGTTCTCCTTTGTGTTTTTGTTCTTCTGAATGAGGAAGCCGCAGAATGCACCGAGGACGAAAAATGGTATCGGCAACAGGGCATGCGATGCCGGGACGTACTTTGCCTGTCCTCCATTCATTCCGGTGGAGATCGTATTCCCGCTCATGAATGACGTGTAAACGCCGAAGGTCAGGAGTGTATACGAATCCACGTAACCGCAGATCAATCCACGGCTAGCTGCTCGCCGGCCTTGGCGCCAAGTCGCCGCGAGAGAAGTGACACTTGCTTGAGCAATCACAGCGATTTCTTTGAGACCTTCACCAAGGGCGCAACCTCGGACCAGCTTCCAGTGAAAACGAAGCTGTTGAGTGGCTTGCGGAGACGTCTTGTCTCATCCTCTTTCTGGAACGGCTCGGTCAGCCGTCCATCCGCGCCAGCATAGCCGATAGCCAAACCCGCTACTGGCTTGACTCCTTCAGGAATCTGGAAAAGCTGACGGGCGCGCTCCCGGTGAATATGAATCATCTGGTGGACGCCCAGTCCGCGCGCCGTGGCTTCGAACACTAGATTCGCTGAGGCAAGCCCCAAATCGTGCTCGGCCGTCAGGTAAGGCTGGCCACTACGTTCCAGGGTCAGTCGGGCGCAGCCCAGCATAAGGACTGCCGCAAACTTTGCCCACGGCATGTTCACTTCTTCAACGCACGAAAGCAATCGCGCAAACTCTTCCGGTTCGTCTCGCGTTGCGATGAAGTAAGTCCAGGGCTGCTCATTAGCAGCTGACGCTGACCAGCGTGCCGCTTCAAGCAAGGCAAGCAGATCGTCCGGAGAGACACTACGGTCGTCGAACGCGAAGGGACTCCAGCGGCTTGAGATAAGGGGTTGAATGGGGTAGTCGGGGATAATCGTTCCAGGCATCGTGGCCCTTTCTAAGTGTTTTTGATGGATAGATAGACAAAGGCCAGAATCTGTCCGATTCGGTTGAACCGGACAGACTGCCCGAGGTCACTTAGCGTGGGCCAACGATAGGCGTCTTGGTAGTGGAAACTCTATCCAGTACAGACTTTTCAATCTGCAGATGCGCACGGACGAGTTCATACGGAGTAAATGCTAACCATTGTGCGAGAGACATGTCGGAGAACCTTTCGGTCTTCCACACTTCGAGGTAGCGGAGCGTAGTCGTTCCCGTGTTCTCGACATAATGCGGGGTGACGCAAGGGACGTAACCCACGTCTCCAGCCTGATAGTCGAATGTACCTGCATTGGTGTTTGAGGTATACACAGTCATACGTCCCTGCCCCTCGAGGTAGTACTGCAATTCATCCGAAGTTCTGTGCCAGTGCAACTCACGCATGCCGCCCGGCTCTACTTCCACCAGTGCAGCTGCAACAGTCGAGGCGGCTGGGAAATTGGTCGAATCAGTAACCCGCACAGATCCGTTGTTTGATTTGATCGGCTCCTGCGCTCCCATTCGGTGCGTGTAGATCACCGGCGTTGGGCCAGCGCCCACGACACGATCTTGCGCGAGTGGACCCGGAATATCTGCGCGGAAGATGTACTTCTCTGACTTGGGGATATTTGCAAATGCGCTTTCCTGAACACCGAAGTTCTTCGCCAGCACCGACTTCGGAATGTGTGCAAGGAAATCTGTCACGAGGAAAGTCTCTTCCTCGTTAAAGGCACCGTCGTCAAATACAAGGAGGAATTCGCAACCTTCCCCCGAGAGGCCCTGAATGGAATGGGGAATGCCTGAGGGAAAGTTCCAAATATCTCCCTCTGTACAGTCCGCCTGGTACGTCTTGCCTTCCTCGTCGACGCACGTGACGCGTGCGTTTCCTTTGATCATGAATCCCCACTCCGCCGGTTTATGCCAATGCATCTCACGGACCACCCCGGCTTCTAGCCTCATATTCACGCAGGCCAATTCCACGGCGACTGGCATTTCCCGGACGGTAGTTTGCCGTGCCCAGCCGCCTTCTTCCAGCTTGTTGTGGCTGTCAGCAAAGGTCCACTTCAAATTAGGAAGCGTGCCATGATCGGTGACCGGGGGAGTCAGCCGGCCAGGACTTTGTGCCTCGCGTTCATGATTCGAAGGTCCGATTATCGGTGCGCCTTCTGTGCCCCGAATAGGCTGAGCGAAACCATTGGGTGTTGTTTCGACAAGTGTAGCCATGATGTAAATCTCCGGTTCTTGCAGTACAACAAATCTGCTTCTCTTTCGAATTGATGAGGGAACGACTGACGTCCTAGTCGAAATCACAAGAACGATGGATTGTGCAAGAGCAAAGCCTAGATAACTCTGCTGGCTGGAATGGCCATGGCTGGAGTATTCCACTCGCCATATTGAAAAGTTGGTCAACTTTGCTCAGGATTCTGCCCCAAATGACAGGCCACCAGCGGCCGCCAAATGCGTATCAAATTGCTCAGAATTTCACCCTCGCGAATGGAACACTCAGGCACATAATGCGATGAATCGCGAAGGCGACAGCGCAAAGGAGATCTTATCAAAGCCGTTGATTCAGTCGTTGCAGTCTATGATTCCCACGAGCAAGCGGAACACGCCATCAAGCTCTTGCAAGAAGCCGGCGTCGACATGAAAACCTTGTCCATTGCAGCGAAGGACACGCACACCGACGAGCATGTTGTTGGTTATTACAACGCCGGTGATCGCATGAAATATTGGGGGAAGATTGGGGCGTATTGGGGTGGATTCTGGGGCTTGCTATTCGGCTCTGCGATGTTCGCCATCCCGGGCCTGGGACCCCTTCTCGTGGCCGGTCCCCTAGTCGCTTGGATCATTGCAGGACTGGAAGGAGCTGTGGTTGTGGGTGGTGTGAGTGCTCTTGGTGCTGGCCTCGTCAGCATTGGCATTCCAAAGGACAGTGTTGTCGAATACGAGACCGCGATCAAGAGTGACAAGTTCGTACTTATCATTCACGGTTCGTTCGATGAGGTGAAGCAAGCTGAGGATGTTATCGAAGCTTCTCGCCATAAGGCATATACCGTTCACGGTGAGACCGTAATCGCTTAGCCGTACCTATCCGCTGGATGGCAAGGATATCGTTGTCCAGCGGTTCGCACGCATCAAGTCATTACCAAATGGGCTCAGCCCCCAACGGTGTAGTCGGATCGCAAGAGAATTGCGGAACGTGGATTTACGATGTAAGTCGATCCGCTGACAGACACGTATTGACCCGGGTCAGCGATATCGAACGGCGATCCTAATGACGTGTCCATCACCCTCAGCCAACCGGAGCTCTTTCCAGCCGCGACTGGCGGCAGATCGAACTCAAGCGTGTTCCAGAATGAGTTGATCGCTACATAACGAAATTCGCCAAGAGCTGCATTGCGCCAAGCAAAAGCCAAGCTGTGAGATTGCCCGCTCCAGTCTGGTTTGTCCAGACGAATGCCATGCCATTCCATCTTGTGCGCATTGACAAAACCGCCAACTTTTCCACCGTCGTGCAGCGTACCGTTGTCACAATCAAGACGGAGCCTTACGAGCAAGCGGGTGAAACGGAGCAACTCAGATTGCTCCTGGTCCCAATTCCAGTCCAACCAGCTGATGATGTTGTCTTGGCAATAAGCGTTATTGTTTCCGCCCTGCGTACGCTGAATCTCATCGCCCATCAAGAGCATCGGAGTTCCGGCCGAAAGCAATGTAAGAACGAGCCCGTTCCTAATCTGCTGCTTTCTTAGACGGTTGACTTCGATACTATTGCTCGCACCCTCTACGCCGCAGTTCCAACTGAGATTTCCGTTTGTTCCATCTTTATTGAGTTCCTTGTTTGCCTCATTGTGCTTGTAGTCGTATGAGACGAGATCGTTCAGAGTGAATCCGTCATGGCAGGTAATGAAGTTAATGCTTTGTCCTGCAGGCCTGTCTCCGGAGCGATAGAGATCGTAGCTGCCACTGATTCTTTCGCGCAGCTTCCACGCTGTATCACGATCGCCTTTTAAAAAACTGCGAATATCATCACGGAACTGACCATTCCATTCGTTCCATCTGTCATGGCCGAAGCTCCCCACTTGGTAAAGGCCGCCCTCATCCCAAGCCTCAGCGATAAGCTTTGTTCCTGCAAGGGCAGGTTCGGAATCGATGTCCCAAAGGATGGGAGGGTCACTCATTGGCTGTCCCCACTCGTCCCGAGTTAGCACCGACGCAAGGTCAAAGCGAAACCCGTCTACATGCATCTCGGAAACCCAGAACGTTAAACTATCCAGAATCATTCTCTTCACAACGGCCTGGTTGGTCTTCAAAGTGTTGCCTGAGCCCGTCACGTTGAAGTAGCCAGTCTGTTCTTGATTAAGGATGTAATAGGTGCTGTTTCCAAGACCGCGAAAGCAAAACGTCGGACCACCGTCCCCAGCCTCCGCTGTGTGGTTGTAAACCACATCGAGAATGACCTCTATGCCAGCACGGTGCAGTTGCTTGACCATATCGCGGAACTCATCCAAGCACCTTAGAGGGTCACCAGAAGAGCTGTAGCCCAAGTGGGGCGCGAAGAACGAGACCGGGTTGTAGCCCCAATAATCCGTAAGCTCAGGGGGCGCCGATTGGGGGTCGAACTGAAAGACGGGCAGGATCTCTACCGCAGTGACACCCAAGGTTTGCAAGTGGGGAATCTTCTCGACCACGCCTGCATAGGTACCGCGGTTCGTTTCGGAAACACCTGAATTGGGGTGCCCAGTGAAGCCGGCGATATGCATCTCGTAAATGATGGTCGTGCGGAAAGAATGACCGAGCGGTATGTCACCCTCCCAATCAAAAGCGGCCATGTCTGCGACGACGCTCTTCATCGAGGTCGCAGTGTTGTCTCCGGGGCGACAGGCGTCTGCACGACTGTAGTTCTTCCCAACCGCAAGGGCCCTTCCGTAGGGATCAATCAAGACTTTCGAGCTATCGAATCGCTGTCCATTCCGGGGGTCGCTGGGACCGTCTGCTCGAAATCCATACACTTGCCCCGCGTGTACCGATGGGACGAAAATGTGCCAATAGTGTCCCGTTCGATTGATCGTTGCGTCCAATCGGATCGATCTCCGGCTTGCAGAATCGTCGACGTGATCAAACAGTAAGAGGGTCATGCCTGTAGCGCTGGACGAGAAGATGCTGAAGTTTGCCCCATCGAGTGAAAGGCTGACGCCGAGAGGGACCGGGACACCCCTCAAAGAGGCCTCTCCTTGAGACGGTGTTCCCCCCAGTGCCGAAACAGATTTACTGTTAAAATCCGCGGTATGAGACGAAAGAATGATCTTGTTGTTCGCCATCTAGCGGAACTCCGCGCTCTCTCCCCGAAGCAACGGGACGTGATGCCGGTGTAGCCCCTCCGCAAATACGAAGACGACGACGCCATAGAACAGCTCGAATCCACCAAGCCAATGTGTTGCAGTGCGCGTTGCAGCTTGCCTATAAAGGACGAACGCCAATCCCGCACAAAATGCTATAAAGCCGGCAACGCCAAGGAGCCCTGAATATGCCTTGTTCGCACGAAGCTTCCATGCAAGTGCGGCAAGAAAGCACCCGGTGCCAAGGGCGTGGAGTCCGGCCAACCACGCCAAGGATTCCGACGATAGTAGAAGAGTCAGGCCGACATAGGTTCCTAGTGCGGTATCGAAGATACACTCGGCCAAGAGAAACTGCCAAATATCAACCTGATGTTCCGCAGCATAACCTGAAGCGACTCCCAAGAGAATGCCGTTGCTGAGAATGTAGAAGCCCAGGACCAGAGCCAGCACCACAAACATGATCGGATCGAAGAAGATCGTTCCAAAGAAGCTCCCTGAGTAGAGAAGGAATCCAGCGAATAGAATTGCTCCTCCCCCGCGAACCGCAAAAGCCCACCAGAACATGCCTAGTTCTTTCATAGGCTTCTCGAACCTTTGGATCTCTACTGACTCCGCCGTGGTCGACGCGATCACTGCTTTACCCGGGGTTTAAGCTCGACGGTTGTCTTTGCCGTCCGAAGGAGGAGCACCGGACACTCGGCAAGTTTTACGACTTTCTCTGCAATCGATCCGAAGACGACGGGACGCCAACCCGACATGCCCTGCGTCGAGATGACAAGTAAGTCTGCATGCTCTCGTTCGAGCACCATCAAGACATTTCCCACAACGTCGTTTCCAATCTCCACCTTGAAGGTCGCTTCAACTCCTTGGCCGGCAAGGTGATCCACAAGATCAACAAACCTCTTTGCTGAATCCTCTTCGGCGTCGGCTAGAAATTCTTGACGCGGGTAGAATGCAGTTGGGAACTCCAAGCCGGAGACAATCGGCAACATTGGAATGACGTGAAGCAAGCAAAGTTTGGCATGAAATTGCTGTGCCATCTGACTTGCTGTCGCC
This DNA window, taken from Granulicella tundricola MP5ACTX9, encodes the following:
- a CDS encoding Crp/Fnr family transcriptional regulator, which translates into the protein MPHRKLKEFDPVAFLATSGLGRRILHIKAKGTMFSQGGLADSVFYLQKGRAKLTVVSKAGKEATITLIAAGDFVGEEAATAIAGLHMSTATAITACSVLKIEREEMMRVIHDEHAFSDLFVAFLLERSMRTQADLVDQLFNSSERRLARILLLMADFGKPGEPETKIPKITQETLADMIGTTRSRVSFFMNRFRKMGFIEYNGRIHVHKSLLNVVLHDQRPGANSISAALLDTKRDKTKLAERASASAKRSEGGI
- a CDS encoding YoaK family protein; protein product: MIAQASVTSLAATWRQGRRAASRGLICGYVDSYTLLTFGVYTSFMSGNTISTGMNGGQAKYVPASHALLPIPFFVLGAFCGFLIQKNKNTKENSRVSMCVAALLFSGVAAALGGASTSVCVMILSCGMGMMNTTLSHIGGQPVNLGFVTGDLKSIGEHIANLVNRSPVTKPEGRWDTHWLRLATLGSVWTSFLVGAVGGAAMATRVHAWTLLLPALFLVFLVLTEFPDEVSKVQPGATLDSPIEN
- a CDS encoding nitroreductase family protein, which codes for MPGTIIPDYPIQPLISSRWSPFAFDDRSVSPDDLLALLEAARWSASAANEQPWTYFIATRDEPEEFARLLSCVEEVNMPWAKFAAVLMLGCARLTLERSGQPYLTAEHDLGLASANLVFEATARGLGVHQMIHIHRERARQLFQIPEGVKPVAGLAIGYAGADGRLTEPFQKEDETRRLRKPLNSFVFTGSWSEVAPLVKVSKKSL
- a CDS encoding cupin domain-containing protein — encoded protein: MATLVETTPNGFAQPIRGTEGAPIIGPSNHEREAQSPGRLTPPVTDHGTLPNLKWTFADSHNKLEEGGWARQTTVREMPVAVELACVNMRLEAGVVREMHWHKPAEWGFMIKGNARVTCVDEEGKTYQADCTEGDIWNFPSGIPHSIQGLSGEGCEFLLVFDDGAFNEEETFLVTDFLAHIPKSVLAKNFGVQESAFANIPKSEKYIFRADIPGPLAQDRVVGAGPTPVIYTHRMGAQEPIKSNNGSVRVTDSTNFPAASTVAAALVEVEPGGMRELHWHRTSDELQYYLEGQGRMTVYTSNTNAGTFDYQAGDVGYVPCVTPHYVENTGTTTLRYLEVWKTERFSDMSLAQWLAFTPYELVRAHLQIEKSVLDRVSTTKTPIVGPR
- a CDS encoding general stress protein, coding for MKAVDSVVAVYDSHEQAEHAIKLLQEAGVDMKTLSIAAKDTHTDEHVVGYYNAGDRMKYWGKIGAYWGGFWGLLFGSAMFAIPGLGPLLVAGPLVAWIIAGLEGAVVVGGVSALGAGLVSIGIPKDSVVEYETAIKSDKFVLIIHGSFDEVKQAEDVIEASRHKAYTVHGETVIA
- the glgX gene encoding glycogen debranching protein GlgX; amino-acid sequence: MANNKIILSSHTADFNSKSVSALGGTPSQGEASLRGVPVPLGVSLSLDGANFSIFSSSATGMTLLLFDHVDDSASRRSIRLDATINRTGHYWHIFVPSVHAGQVYGFRADGPSDPRNGQRFDSSKVLIDPYGRALAVGKNYSRADACRPGDNTATSMKSVVADMAAFDWEGDIPLGHSFRTTIIYEMHIAGFTGHPNSGVSETNRGTYAGVVEKIPHLQTLGVTAVEILPVFQFDPQSAPPELTDYWGYNPVSFFAPHLGYSSSGDPLRCLDEFRDMVKQLHRAGIEVILDVVYNHTAEAGDGGPTFCFRGLGNSTYYILNQEQTGYFNVTGSGNTLKTNQAVVKRMILDSLTFWVSEMHVDGFRFDLASVLTRDEWGQPMSDPPILWDIDSEPALAGTKLIAEAWDEGGLYQVGSFGHDRWNEWNGQFRDDIRSFLKGDRDTAWKLRERISGSYDLYRSGDRPAGQSINFITCHDGFTLNDLVSYDYKHNEANKELNKDGTNGNLSWNCGVEGASNSIEVNRLRKQQIRNGLVLTLLSAGTPMLLMGDEIQRTQGGNNNAYCQDNIISWLDWNWDQEQSELLRFTRLLVRLRLDCDNGTLHDGGKVGGFVNAHKMEWHGIRLDKPDWSGQSHSLAFAWRNAALGEFRYVAINSFWNTLEFDLPPVAAGKSSGWLRVMDTSLGSPFDIADPGQYVSVSGSTYIVNPRSAILLRSDYTVGG
- a CDS encoding universal stress protein; protein product: MMSEATVSMFHPKKILVPIDFSPSSIAALATASQMAQQFHAKLCLLHVIPMLPIVSGLEFPTAFYPRQEFLADAEEDSAKRFVDLVDHLAGQGVEATFKVEIGNDVVGNVLMVLEREHADLLVISTQGMSGWRPVVFGSIAEKVVKLAECPVLLLRTAKTTVELKPRVKQ